One part of the Xiphophorus hellerii strain 12219 chromosome 17, Xiphophorus_hellerii-4.1, whole genome shotgun sequence genome encodes these proteins:
- the xpot gene encoding exportin-T encodes MACQSVSAVMDEQALLGLNPNADAPYRQRALAYFEQLKESQDAWEVCADALAKGIYSDVHVKFFCFQVLEHQIKFRHAGLSAAQQQLIRETLMKWLQTQLMNAQPEKAFIRNKAAQVFALTFVMEYLTLWPKFFFDILNLVGLNPHGVDIYLRTLMAIDAEVVDRDIVHTPEETRRNTLIKDSMREQCIPSLVESWFQILTAYQQTHPELTCQCLEVVGAYVSWIDLNLIANDRFVNLLLSQMSMEDLREEACDCLFEIVNKGMDPVDKTKLVESLCQVLQSAGFFNIEQEEDVDFLAKFSRLVNGMGQSLVLSWSKLVKSGNVKEATETLHAVEAKVPLLLQLLVHEDDDISTNMVGFCYDYLHVLKQLPQLTEQQKANIEAVMLAVMKKLTYDDEYNFENEGEDEAMFVEYRKQLKMLLDRLAQVSPELLLEAVRRVFTSTMQRWQTAPFMEVEVAIRLLYMLGEALPASHGAHFSGDSAKTSALQDMMRTLVSCGVSGYQHSSVSLEFFETVVRYDKFFIVEPQHIPNVLMAFLDQRGLRHSSPKVRSRVAYLFSRFIKTLHKHMTAFIEDILTRIQDLLELAPPENGFLALLTSDDQLFMFEAAGVLIVSGESPVERKQVLMRSLLAPLTDAFRLLLAKLLQESVEEHQAALADCLSHAVGFASRTSKAFSNKQTVKQCGCTEVYRDCLHSFLPALSCPVQRGALRSAVRSFLHRMIICLEEEVLPFIPAASEHMLKDCEAKDLQEFIPLISQITAKFKRQVSPFLQQIFMPLVLAIFEVLGRPAEENDQTAALEKQMLRRSYFAFIQTVAGSGMNEVLANQGAENIERVLFTIIQGAVEFPDPIAQKTCFIILTRLVELWGGKDGMVGFPDFTYKHIVPACFLAPLKPTFDLSDAQTVLTLSECALTLKMIHLKRGSEFIQFLQHEYLPSLQVTPEISQELCQVLQQPDVKVLKNYMKAFFQRAKL; translated from the exons ATGGCCTGCCAGTCTGTCTCTGCAGTCATGGACGAGCAGGCACTGCTGGGGCTCAACCCCAACGCTGACGCCCCCTACAGGCAGAGG GCTTTGGCTTACTTTGAGCAGCTGAAGGAGTCTCAGGACGCCTGGGAGGTCTGCGCCGACGCGCTGGCTAAAGGCATCTACAG CGACGTCCACGTCAAGTTCTTCTGCTTCCAAGTCCTGGAGCACCAGATCAAGTTCAG ACATGCAGGTCTGAGCGCAgctcagcagcagctcatcaGAGAGACGCTGATGAAGTGGCTGCAGACCCAG CTGATGAATGCTCAGCCGGAGAAGGCCTTCATCAGGAACAAGGCGGCCCAGGTGTTCGCCCTCACCTTCGTCATGGAGTACCTCACTCTGTGGCCCAAGTTCTTTTTTGATATCCTGAACCTGGTGGGTCTGAACCCACACGGTGTCGACATCTACCTGCGGACGCTGATGGCCATCGACGCCGAGGTCGTGGACCGAGACATCGTGCACACGCCTGAG GAAACCCGCAGGAATACGTTGATCAAAGACTCCATGAGGGAGCAGTGCATCCCCAGCCTAGTGGAATCCTGGTTCCAGATCCTGACGGCGTACCAGCAGACCCACCCGGAGCTCACCTGTCAGTGTCTGGAGGTGGTGGGCGCCTACGTGTCCTGGATCGACCTCAACCTCATCGCCAACGACCG GTTTGTGAACCTGCTGCTGAGTCAGATGTCCATGGAGGACCTGAGAGAAGAGGCCTGCGACTGCCTGTTTGAAATCGTCAACAAGGGGATGGACCCGGTGGATAAAACCAAGCTGGTGGAATCGCTGTGCCAGGTTCTGCAGTCGGCCGGGTTCTTCAACATCGAGCAG GAGGAAGATGTGGACTTCCTGGCCAAGTTCTCCCGGCTGGTGAACGGGATGGGCCAGAGTTTGGTCCTGAGCTGGTCCAAGTTGGTGAAGTCCGGGAACGTGAAGGAGGCGACGGAGACGCTTCATGCGGTGGAGGCCAAGgtgccgctgctgctgcagttgctGGTGCATGAAGACGACGACATCTCGACCAACATGGTGGGCTTCTGCTACGACTACCTGCACGTGCTCAAACAG CTTCCTCAGTTGACGGAGCAGCAGAAGGCAAACATCGAG GCCGTCATGCTGGCTGTGATGAAGAAGCTGACCTACGATGATGAGTACAACTTTGAGAACGAG GGTGAAGATGAGGCCATGTTCGTAGAGTACAGGAAGCAGCTGAAGATGCTGCTGGACCGCCTGGCTCAGGTTTCTccggagctgctgctggaagcCGTGCGCCGGGTCTTCACCAGCACCATGCA GAGGTGGCAGACGGCGCCGTTCATGGAGGTGGAGGTGGCCATCCGGCTGCTCTACATGCTGGGCGAGGCGCTGCCGGCGTCTCATGGCGCTCACTTCTCCGGCGACTCGGCGAAGACGAGCGCGCTGCAGGACATGATGAGGACG CTGGTTTCCTGCGGCGTCAGCGGCTACCAGCACTCCTCCGTGTCTCTGGAGTTTTTTGAAACGGTTGTCAGATATGATAAATTCTTCATTGTGGAACCGCAGCACATTCCCAATGTTCTG ATGGCGTTCCTGGACCAGAGAGGACTGAGACACAGTAGCCCCAAGGTCCGGAGCAGAGTGGCCTACCTGTTCTCCAGGTTCATCAAGACTCTGCA TAAACACATGACGGCGTTCATCGAGGACATTCTGACCCGGATCCAGGACCTGCTGGAGCTCGCTCCTCCT gagAACGGCTTCCTGGCGCTGCTGACCAGTGACGACCAGCTCTTCATGTTCGAGGCAGCCGGGGTTCTCATCGTGAGCGGCGAGAGTCCGGTGGAGCGGAAGCAGGTTCTGATGAGGAGTCTGCTGGCGCCGCTGACGGACGCCTTCCGCCTGCTCCTCGCCAAGCTGCTGCAGGAGAGCGTGGAGGAGCACCAGGCCGCGCTGGCCGACTGCCTGAGCCACGCCGTGGGATTCGCCAG CCGGACCAGCAAGGCGTTCAGTAACAAGCAGACGGTGAAGCAGTGCGGCTGCACCGAGGTCTACAGGGACTGCCTGCATAGCTTCCTGCCGGCGCTGAGCTGCCCCGTCCAGCGGGGGGCGCTGCGCAGCGCCGTGCGCTCCTTTCTGCATCGCATGATCATCTGCCTGGAGGAGGAGGTGCTGCCCTTCATCCCGGCCGCCTCGGAGCACATGCTGAAGGACTGCGAGGCCAAAGACCTGCAGGAGTTCATCCCGCTCATCAGCCAGATCACAGCCAAGTTCAAG CGCCAGGTGTCACCCTTCCTGCAGCAGATCTTCATGCCGCTGGTCCTGGCCATCTTCGAGGTTCTGGGCCGACCCGCGGAGGAGAACGACCAGACGGCGGCGCTGGAGAAGCAGATGCTGCGGCGGAGCTACTTCGCCTTCATCCAGACGGTGGCCGGCAGCGGCATGAACGAGGTGCTGGCCAATCAGG gagcAGAAAACATTGAGCGGGTTCTGTTCACCATCATCCAGGGCGCCGTGGAGTTCCCGGACCCGATCGCCCAGAAGACCTGCTTCATCATCCTGACCCGGCTGGTGGAGCTGTGGG GCGGGAAGGACGGGATGGTGGGCTTCCCTGACTTTACCTACAAACACATCGTCCCAGCCTGCTTCCTGGCGCCGCTCAAaccgacctttgacctctctgACGCCCAGACGGTTCTG ACGCTGTCGGAGTGCGCTCTCACGCTGAAGATGATCCATCTGAAACGG GGGTCAGAGTTCATCCAGTTCCTGCAGCATGAGTACCTGCCGTCCCTACAGGTGACTCCGGAGATCTCACAG GAGTTGTGCCAGGTCCTCCAGCAGCCCGATGTCAAAGTCCTGAAGAACTACATGAAG GCGTTCTTCCAGAGAGCCAAGCTGTGA
- the rpl18a gene encoding large ribosomal subunit protein eL20 gives MKASGTLREYKVIGRLLPSTKNPAPPLYRMRIFAPNHVVAKSRFWYFVSQLRKMKKASGEIVYCGLVHEKTPLKVKNFGIWLRYDSRSGTHNMYREYRDLSTSGAVTQCYRDMGARHRARAHSIQIMKVQVIAANKCRRPAIKQFHDSKIRFPLPHRVLRRQHKPRFTTKRPNTFY, from the exons ATGAAGGCGTCCGGAACA CTTCGGGAGTATAAGGTCATCGGGCGCCTGCTGCCCTCGACCAAGAACCCGGCCCCGCCGCTGTACCGCATGAGGATCTTCGCCCCGAACCACGTGGTGGCCAAGTCCCGCTTCTGGTACTTCGTGTCCCAGCtgaggaagatgaagaaggcGTCTGGAGAGATCGTCTACTGCGGCCTG GTCCATGAGAAGACTCCTCTGAAGGTGAAGAACTTTGGGATCTGGCTGCGCTACGACTCCCGCAGCGGAACGCACAACATGTACAGAGAGTACCGAGACCTGAGCACGTCTGGAGCCGTCACCCAGTGCt ACCGGGACATGGGAGCCCGCCACCGTGCGCGCGCTCACTCCATCCAGATCATGAAGGTCCAGGTCATCGCTGCCAACAAGTGCCGCCGGCCCGCCATCAAGCAGTTCCAC GACTCCAAGATCCGGTTCCCGCTGCCCCACCGGGTTCTGCGCCGGCAGCACAAGCCGCGCTTCACCACCAAGAGACCCAACACCTTCTACTGA